Proteins from a single region of Nocardiopsis dassonvillei subsp. dassonvillei DSM 43111:
- a CDS encoding DUF1707 SHOCT-like domain-containing protein encodes MPGPEHPRPYRLSDAERDVALARLRTAFEEGRLDVDEHEERASLAVRAVTSSDLVPLFDDLPATDTRAPASGRGSAQVPAPRRAEGRTAPACADGGGRSAPWWGVLPWVGFVFLFWGLPAVLDGSREALIGWGIFLAVMIVPHVVVGVAGHFRRPA; translated from the coding sequence ATGCCAGGCCCCGAACACCCGCGCCCCTACCGCCTCTCCGACGCCGAACGCGACGTCGCCCTGGCCAGACTGCGCACCGCCTTCGAGGAGGGGCGCCTGGACGTCGACGAGCACGAGGAGCGCGCCTCCCTGGCGGTGCGCGCCGTCACCTCCTCCGACCTGGTCCCCCTCTTCGACGACCTGCCCGCGACGGACACGCGCGCCCCCGCTTCGGGACGCGGGAGCGCACAGGTTCCGGCGCCCCGCCGGGCGGAGGGGAGAACCGCACCGGCCTGCGCGGACGGCGGGGGCCGCTCGGCGCCCTGGTGGGGCGTGCTGCCCTGGGTGGGCTTCGTCTTCCTGTTCTGGGGCCTGCCCGCCGTCCTGGACGGAAGCCGCGAGGCCCTCATCGGTTGGGGGATCTTCCTCGCCGTGATGATCGTCCCCCACGTCGTCGTGGGCGTGGCCGGGCACTTCCGCCGCCCCGCCTGA
- the sucD gene encoding succinate--CoA ligase subunit alpha codes for MAIFLNKDSKVLVQGMTGSEGTKHTRRMLASGTTIVGGVNPRKAGQKVDFDGTEVPVFGSVAEGMAATGADVTVIFVPPKFSREAVFEAIDAEIGLAVVITEGIPVHDTAAFWAHAQAKGNKTRIIGPNCPGLITPGQSNAGIIPSDITKPGRIGLVSKSGTLTYQMMYELRDIGFSSAVGIGGDPIIGTTHIDALAAFEADPDTDVIVMIGEIGGDAEERAAEFIRDNVTKPVVGYVAGFTAPEGKTMGHAGAIVSGSSGTAAAKKEALEAVGVKVGKTPSETAQLARALF; via the coding sequence ATGGCTATCTTCCTCAACAAGGACAGCAAGGTACTCGTCCAGGGCATGACGGGCTCTGAGGGCACCAAGCACACCCGGCGCATGCTCGCCTCGGGCACCACCATCGTGGGCGGGGTCAACCCCCGCAAAGCCGGCCAGAAGGTCGACTTCGACGGCACCGAGGTGCCCGTCTTCGGATCGGTGGCCGAGGGCATGGCCGCCACCGGCGCCGACGTCACCGTCATCTTCGTGCCGCCCAAGTTCTCGCGCGAGGCGGTCTTCGAGGCCATCGACGCCGAGATCGGGCTGGCCGTGGTCATCACCGAGGGCATCCCGGTGCACGACACCGCCGCGTTCTGGGCCCACGCCCAGGCCAAGGGCAACAAGACCCGCATCATCGGCCCCAACTGCCCCGGGCTGATCACGCCGGGCCAGTCCAACGCCGGCATCATCCCGTCCGACATCACCAAGCCGGGCCGGATCGGGCTGGTGTCCAAGTCCGGGACGCTGACCTACCAGATGATGTACGAGCTGCGCGACATCGGTTTCTCCTCGGCGGTGGGCATCGGCGGGGACCCGATCATCGGCACCACGCACATCGACGCCCTGGCGGCCTTCGAGGCCGACCCGGACACCGACGTGATCGTGATGATCGGTGAGATCGGCGGTGACGCCGAGGAGCGGGCGGCGGAGTTCATCCGCGACAACGTGACCAAGCCCGTGGTGGGGTACGTGGCGGGCTTCACCGCTCCGGAGGGCAAGACGATGGGGCACGCGGGCGCGATCGTCTCGGGTTCCTCGGGCACCGCCGCGGCCAAGAAGGAAGCGCTGGAGGCCGTCGGCGTCAAGGTCGGCAAGACTCCGAGCGAGACCGCTCAGCTGGCGCGCGCGCTGTTCTGA
- the mfd gene encoding transcription-repair coupling factor, with protein sequence MSLIGLLADVSRDPALHSAIEAARGGRDPHLDLVAPAALRPFMVGALAADAPVGAQRPVLAVTATEREASDLADALGCLLPEDSVALFPAWETLPHERLSPRSDTVGQRLAVLRRLAHPDPSDPLTTPLRVVVAPVRSVLQPLVSGLGDLEPVRIRPGDEVPLEEVVQALANTGYARVDLVEKRGDMAVRGGILDVFPPTEEHPLRLEFWGDTVEDVRYFQVADQRSIESGGGDDPRTSASSGLFAPPCRELLLTDTVRGRARALAEEHPSLAEILHKIADGVAVEGMEAFAPVLAERMEPFLAHLPEGAMVVGCDPERIRTRAVELEATSAEFLDASWINAASGGEAPIDLGESAYMSISELRSTAAELGLPWWGLTPFAADEQGGAAEEDDAVVVGAVPSESYRGDTERALADIKGWLHDNWSVVLVTQGHGPAERLVAMLRDAGLGASLSADLTERPKPAVATVTTGLVDHGFLLRSVRTVVLTETDLAGQKSSTRDMRRMPSRRRGTVDPLQLKPGDYVVHEQHGVGRYLEMVSRQVQGATREYLLIEYAPSKRGQPGDRLFVPTEQLGEVTRYVGGEAPTLSKMGGAEWSKAKSRARKVVREIAGDLIRLYSARQASPGHAFGPDTPWQRELEDAFPYVETPDQLAAIDEVKKDMSRSVPMDRLICGDVGYGKTEVAVRAAFKAVQDGKQVALLVPTTLLVQQHLSTFTERYASFPVTVKPMSRFQTDGEVEATREGLRSGEVDVVIGTHRLLSSETRFKDLGLVIIDEEQRFGVEHKEALKRLRTQVDVLAMSATPIPRTLEMGLTGIREMTTILTPPEERHPVLTFVGPYEDKQITAAIRRELMREGQVFFVHNRVASIDKVAASIQRLVPEARVAYAHGQMNEQQLEKVMVDFWEKNFDVLVSTTIVESGLDVPNANTLIIDRADTYGLSQLHQLRGRVGRGRERAYAYFLYPPERPLTETAYERLATVAQHTETGAGMYVAMKDLEIRGAGNILGAEQSGTIAGVGFDLYVRMVGEAVAELKGDPDAAEEVETKVELPINAYIPHDYVPGERLRLQSYKRIASVTSEEDILAAYEELTDRYGTPPEQVDNLMAVARFRVLAKSAGLSDVVMQGNQIRFAPVELRESQELRLRRLYPKTIHKETTRTLLVPVPKSGGLGGRPLRDLELLKWCTDLVNSIFEPQKRKPAPKENA encoded by the coding sequence ATGAGCCTCATTGGACTTCTCGCCGACGTCTCCAGGGACCCGGCACTGCACAGCGCGATCGAGGCCGCCCGAGGCGGCCGCGATCCCCACCTCGACCTCGTCGCCCCGGCGGCGCTGCGCCCCTTCATGGTGGGGGCGCTGGCCGCCGACGCCCCCGTGGGCGCGCAGCGGCCCGTGCTCGCCGTCACCGCCACCGAGCGCGAGGCCTCCGACCTGGCCGACGCCCTCGGCTGCCTGCTGCCCGAGGACTCGGTGGCCCTCTTCCCCGCGTGGGAGACGCTGCCCCACGAGCGGCTCTCCCCGCGCTCGGACACCGTCGGCCAGCGGCTGGCCGTCCTGCGCCGCCTGGCCCACCCCGACCCCTCCGACCCGCTGACCACCCCGCTGCGCGTGGTCGTGGCCCCGGTGCGCAGCGTCCTGCAACCGCTGGTGTCCGGGCTGGGCGACCTGGAGCCGGTGCGCATCCGCCCCGGCGACGAGGTGCCGCTGGAGGAGGTCGTCCAGGCCCTGGCCAACACCGGTTACGCCCGGGTGGACCTGGTCGAGAAGCGCGGCGACATGGCCGTGCGCGGCGGCATCCTGGACGTGTTCCCGCCCACCGAGGAGCACCCGCTGCGGCTGGAGTTCTGGGGCGACACCGTCGAGGACGTCCGCTACTTCCAGGTCGCCGACCAGCGTTCCATCGAGTCCGGCGGCGGCGATGACCCGCGTACCAGCGCCTCCTCCGGGCTGTTCGCGCCGCCGTGCCGCGAACTGCTGCTCACCGACACCGTGCGCGGGCGCGCGCGGGCGCTGGCCGAGGAGCACCCCTCCCTGGCCGAGATCCTGCACAAGATCGCCGACGGCGTCGCCGTGGAGGGCATGGAGGCCTTCGCGCCCGTGCTCGCCGAGCGCATGGAGCCGTTCCTGGCCCACCTGCCCGAGGGCGCGATGGTGGTGGGCTGCGACCCCGAACGCATCCGCACCCGCGCGGTGGAGCTGGAGGCCACCAGCGCCGAGTTCCTGGACGCGTCGTGGATCAACGCCGCCTCCGGCGGCGAGGCGCCCATCGACCTGGGCGAGTCCGCCTACATGTCCATCTCCGAGCTGCGCTCCACCGCCGCCGAGCTGGGCCTGCCCTGGTGGGGACTGACCCCGTTCGCCGCGGACGAGCAGGGCGGCGCGGCCGAGGAGGACGACGCCGTCGTCGTCGGCGCGGTGCCCTCCGAGTCCTACCGGGGCGACACCGAGCGCGCGCTGGCCGACATCAAGGGATGGCTGCACGACAACTGGAGCGTCGTCCTGGTCACCCAGGGACACGGCCCCGCCGAGCGCCTGGTCGCGATGCTGCGCGACGCCGGGCTGGGCGCCTCCCTGTCCGCTGACCTGACCGAGCGGCCCAAACCGGCGGTCGCCACCGTCACCACCGGCCTGGTCGACCACGGGTTCCTGCTGCGGTCGGTGCGCACGGTGGTGCTCACCGAGACCGACCTGGCCGGACAGAAGTCCTCCACCCGGGACATGCGGCGCATGCCCAGCAGGCGGCGCGGCACCGTCGACCCGCTCCAGCTCAAGCCCGGCGACTACGTCGTGCACGAACAGCACGGTGTGGGCCGCTACCTGGAGATGGTCAGCCGCCAGGTGCAGGGCGCCACCCGCGAGTACCTGCTCATCGAGTACGCGCCCTCCAAGCGCGGACAGCCGGGCGACCGCCTGTTCGTGCCCACCGAGCAGCTGGGCGAGGTCACCCGGTACGTGGGCGGCGAGGCGCCCACCCTGTCCAAGATGGGCGGCGCCGAGTGGAGCAAGGCCAAGAGCCGCGCCCGCAAGGTGGTCCGCGAGATCGCGGGCGACCTCATCCGGCTGTACTCGGCGCGCCAGGCCTCCCCCGGGCACGCCTTCGGCCCCGACACCCCGTGGCAGCGCGAACTGGAGGACGCGTTCCCCTACGTGGAGACGCCCGACCAGCTCGCCGCCATCGACGAGGTCAAGAAGGACATGTCCAGGTCGGTCCCGATGGACCGGCTGATCTGCGGCGACGTCGGCTACGGCAAGACCGAGGTGGCCGTGCGCGCCGCCTTCAAGGCCGTGCAGGACGGCAAGCAGGTCGCCCTGCTGGTGCCCACCACGCTGCTGGTGCAGCAGCACCTGTCCACGTTCACCGAGCGCTACGCCTCCTTCCCGGTCACCGTCAAACCGATGTCGCGGTTCCAGACCGACGGCGAGGTGGAGGCCACCCGCGAGGGGCTGCGATCCGGCGAGGTGGACGTGGTCATCGGCACGCACCGGCTGCTGTCCTCGGAGACCCGCTTCAAGGACCTGGGCCTGGTCATCATCGACGAGGAGCAGCGCTTCGGCGTGGAGCACAAGGAGGCGCTCAAGCGGCTGCGCACCCAGGTGGACGTGCTGGCGATGTCGGCCACCCCCATCCCGCGCACCCTGGAGATGGGCCTGACCGGCATCCGCGAGATGACCACGATCCTCACCCCGCCCGAGGAGCGCCACCCGGTGCTCACCTTCGTGGGCCCCTACGAGGACAAGCAGATCACCGCCGCGATCCGCCGCGAGCTGATGCGCGAGGGACAGGTGTTCTTCGTGCACAACCGGGTGGCGTCCATCGACAAGGTGGCGGCGAGCATCCAGCGCCTGGTGCCCGAGGCCCGGGTGGCGTACGCGCACGGCCAGATGAACGAGCAGCAGCTCGAGAAGGTGATGGTCGACTTCTGGGAGAAGAACTTCGACGTGCTGGTCTCCACCACCATCGTCGAGTCAGGCCTGGACGTGCCCAACGCCAACACCCTGATCATCGACCGCGCCGACACCTACGGCCTGTCGCAGCTGCACCAGCTGCGCGGCCGGGTGGGCCGCGGGCGCGAGCGCGCCTACGCCTACTTCCTCTACCCGCCGGAGAGGCCGCTGACCGAGACCGCCTACGAGCGGCTGGCCACCGTGGCACAGCACACCGAGACCGGCGCGGGCATGTACGTGGCCATGAAGGACCTGGAGATCCGGGGCGCGGGCAACATCCTGGGCGCCGAGCAGTCCGGGACCATCGCGGGCGTGGGCTTCGACCTGTACGTGCGCATGGTCGGCGAGGCCGTGGCCGAGCTCAAGGGCGACCCGGACGCGGCCGAGGAGGTCGAGACCAAGGTCGAACTGCCCATCAACGCCTACATCCCGCACGACTACGTGCCGGGCGAGCGGCTGCGGTTGCAGTCCTACAAGCGCATCGCCAGCGTCACCAGCGAGGAGGACATCCTCGCCGCCTACGAGGAGCTCACCGACCGCTACGGCACCCCGCCCGAGCAGGTGGACAACCTCATGGCGGTGGCCCGGTTCCGGGTGCTGGCCAAGTCCGCGGGCCTGTCGGACGTGGTGATGCAGGGCAACCAGATCCGCTTCGCCCCGGTGGAGCTGCGCGAGTCGCAGGAGCTGCGGCTGCGGCGCCTGTACCCCAAGACGATCCACAAGGAGACGACCCGGACCCTGCTGGTGCCGGTGCCCAAGTCCGGCGGCCTGGGCGGCAGGCCCCTGCGGGACCTGGAGCTGCTCAAGTGGTGCACCGACCTGGTCAACTCCATCTTCGAACCGCAGAAGAGGAAGCCCGCGCCCAAGGAGAACGCCTAG
- the sucC gene encoding ADP-forming succinate--CoA ligase subunit beta, whose translation MDLFEYQAKQLFAEYGVPVPQGKVASTAAEARAIADEFAAAGKPRVVVKAQVKTGGRGKAGGVKVAEGPEDAQAKAEQILGMDIKGHTVHRVLVEEASDIAEEYYFSFLLDRANRTFLSICSAEGGMDIEEVAETNPDAVAKFPVDALTGAPASIAAEIVKAGKLPEAATEGATEVITKLWDAFVGKDATLVEVNPLILTKDGRVVALDGKVTLDENAEFRQDLESLTFAEEGDPLEVAAKAKGLNYVKLDGEVGIIGNGAGLVMSTLDVVAYAGEAHGGVKPANFLDIGGGASAEVMANGLDIILGDPSVKSVFVNVFGGITACDAVANGIVQALELLESRGDDVSKPLVVRLDGNNAELGREILTKRAHPAVRQVDTMDGAAAQAAELAAK comes from the coding sequence GTGGACCTGTTCGAATACCAGGCGAAGCAACTCTTCGCAGAGTACGGGGTTCCCGTACCCCAGGGGAAGGTGGCGAGCACGGCCGCTGAGGCGCGTGCCATCGCTGATGAGTTCGCCGCCGCCGGCAAGCCCCGCGTCGTCGTCAAGGCGCAGGTCAAGACCGGTGGTCGCGGCAAGGCCGGCGGCGTCAAGGTCGCCGAGGGCCCCGAGGACGCCCAGGCCAAGGCCGAGCAGATCCTCGGCATGGACATCAAGGGCCACACGGTCCACCGTGTCCTGGTCGAGGAGGCCTCCGACATCGCGGAGGAGTACTACTTCTCCTTCCTGCTGGACCGCGCGAACCGCACCTTCCTGTCCATCTGCTCCGCCGAGGGCGGCATGGACATCGAGGAGGTCGCCGAGACCAACCCCGACGCCGTCGCCAAGTTCCCGGTCGACGCCCTGACCGGCGCTCCCGCCAGCATCGCGGCGGAGATCGTCAAGGCGGGCAAGCTGCCCGAGGCCGCGACCGAGGGCGCGACCGAGGTCATCACCAAGCTGTGGGACGCCTTCGTCGGCAAGGACGCCACCCTCGTCGAGGTGAACCCGCTCATCCTGACCAAGGACGGCCGGGTCGTCGCCCTGGACGGCAAGGTCACCCTGGACGAGAACGCCGAGTTCCGCCAGGACCTGGAGAGCCTCACCTTCGCCGAGGAGGGTGACCCCCTGGAGGTCGCCGCCAAGGCCAAGGGCCTCAACTACGTCAAGCTCGACGGCGAGGTCGGCATCATCGGCAACGGCGCGGGTCTGGTCATGTCCACCCTGGACGTGGTCGCCTACGCCGGCGAGGCGCACGGCGGCGTCAAGCCCGCCAACTTCCTGGACATCGGCGGCGGCGCCTCGGCCGAGGTCATGGCCAACGGCCTGGACATCATCCTGGGCGACCCCTCGGTCAAGAGCGTGTTCGTCAACGTCTTCGGCGGCATCACCGCCTGCGACGCGGTGGCCAACGGCATCGTCCAGGCCCTGGAGCTGCTCGAGAGCCGCGGCGACGACGTCAGCAAGCCGCTGGTCGTGCGTCTGGACGGCAACAACGCCGAGCTGGGCCGCGAGATCCTCACCAAGCGGGCCCACCCGGCCGTGCGACAGGTCGACACGATGGACGGCGCCGCCGCTCAGGCCGCCGAGCTCGCGGCGAAGTAG
- a CDS encoding cobalamin B12-binding domain-containing protein: MAEGAPRIVVAKPGLDGHDRGVKIVARVLRDAGVEVIYTGLRQTPEMIVAAALQEDADAIGLSVLSGAHMTMFSRVLELLRENGAEDIRVFGGGIIPDADIAELERLGVAKIFTPGAPTSEIADWVRENVRPAHAA, from the coding sequence ATGGCCGAGGGCGCACCACGGATCGTCGTAGCCAAACCGGGGCTGGACGGACACGACCGCGGTGTCAAGATCGTGGCCCGCGTGCTGCGTGACGCCGGTGTCGAGGTCATCTACACGGGTCTGCGCCAGACGCCCGAGATGATCGTGGCGGCCGCGCTCCAGGAGGACGCCGACGCCATCGGACTGTCCGTGCTCTCCGGCGCCCACATGACCATGTTCTCCCGGGTCCTGGAGCTGCTCAGGGAGAACGGCGCGGAGGACATCCGGGTGTTCGGCGGCGGGATCATCCCCGACGCCGACATCGCCGAACTCGAACGCCTGGGCGTCGCCAAGATCTTCACTCCGGGCGCTCCGACTTCGGAGATCGCCGACTGGGTGCGGGAGAACGTCCGTCCGGCGCACGCGGCCTGA
- a CDS encoding cell division protein PerM, which translates to MSTSGSPPDRGRPSQRTRSSGAAEPDAAAAPRPVYATGGIAAATAAALGLAVIVTLTIIGWVAAPHDTFGEDIIDILQGAVLAWLVGHHVSFSVPDGQIALLPLGLVLLPGLLLYRSGRWLARSCDIPRLRYVYRAALAIAGPYAAIAGTLALLARTEAVEPSMPRALVMGFVTAFLAGGLGVLRQLMRDKEVPVRDLLRLMPARSRSLLVGMLASTGTLLLGGLVLFLVALAMSLPEVVETTRVLGPGLVGGALLIVVQLAYLPNAVVFALCYALGPGFAVGAGTVVAPTGVSVGALPMLPMLAALPSNGAAPVASLLALAVPFVAGAVGGALTQRSAPDVVSEAAPLWGFVCGVTTGLLCAALAALAGGPLGDERLSEVGPSAWQVGLVAALEVGVAAAVVAWVANWWYTRGERPARRAPRWTAWRGRRRAKEDTASSAGEAPAARATPRSAKGVTRPAKEAARSARDAARSAEEEPRERPEVELPPDVPVGEGLATVTPLRRREQEVRPDPEEDASPEAPEDEEPDADRAAERAERKRARRELRDQRRAERRARRAEGGRWWRRRPAEDEESEEMYGITYEAEPDGVDTPQR; encoded by the coding sequence GTGAGTACGTCAGGATCTCCCCCCGACCGCGGCCGTCCCTCCCAGCGCACGCGGTCCAGCGGTGCGGCGGAGCCCGACGCGGCCGCCGCGCCCCGACCCGTCTACGCGACCGGCGGGATCGCCGCGGCCACCGCCGCGGCGCTGGGGTTGGCCGTGATCGTCACCCTCACCATCATCGGGTGGGTGGCCGCGCCGCACGACACCTTCGGCGAGGACATCATCGACATCCTCCAGGGTGCGGTGCTGGCCTGGCTGGTGGGCCACCACGTGTCGTTCTCGGTGCCCGACGGTCAGATCGCCCTGCTGCCGTTGGGGCTGGTGCTGTTGCCGGGGCTGCTGCTGTACCGGTCGGGACGGTGGCTGGCGCGTTCCTGCGACATCCCCCGCCTGCGGTACGTGTACCGGGCGGCGTTGGCGATCGCCGGGCCGTACGCGGCGATCGCGGGCACCCTGGCCCTGCTGGCGCGGACCGAGGCGGTCGAGCCGAGTATGCCGCGCGCGCTGGTCATGGGGTTCGTGACCGCCTTCCTGGCCGGAGGGCTGGGGGTGCTGCGCCAGCTGATGCGCGACAAGGAGGTGCCCGTCCGGGACCTGCTGCGGCTGATGCCCGCCCGATCGCGCTCCCTGCTGGTGGGGATGCTCGCCTCCACGGGGACGCTCCTGCTGGGCGGGCTGGTGCTGTTCCTGGTGGCGCTGGCGATGAGCCTGCCCGAGGTCGTCGAGACGACCCGGGTGCTCGGCCCGGGCCTGGTGGGGGGCGCGCTGCTGATCGTGGTCCAGTTGGCGTACCTGCCCAACGCGGTGGTGTTCGCGCTCTGCTACGCGCTGGGCCCGGGGTTCGCGGTGGGGGCGGGGACCGTCGTCGCGCCGACGGGGGTGTCGGTGGGAGCCCTGCCGATGCTGCCGATGCTGGCCGCGCTGCCGTCGAACGGGGCCGCGCCGGTGGCCTCGCTGCTGGCGTTGGCGGTGCCGTTCGTGGCGGGTGCGGTGGGCGGTGCCCTGACCCAGCGCAGCGCCCCGGACGTGGTCAGCGAGGCCGCTCCGCTGTGGGGGTTCGTGTGCGGTGTGACCACGGGGCTGCTGTGCGCGGCGCTGGCCGCGCTGGCCGGTGGGCCGCTCGGCGACGAGAGGCTGAGCGAGGTCGGGCCGTCGGCGTGGCAGGTGGGCCTGGTGGCCGCCCTGGAGGTGGGTGTGGCCGCCGCCGTCGTGGCGTGGGTGGCGAACTGGTGGTACACGCGGGGTGAGCGCCCGGCGCGCAGGGCCCCGCGTTGGACGGCCTGGCGTGGGCGGCGCCGCGCGAAGGAGGACACGGCGTCTTCGGCGGGGGAGGCGCCCGCCGCGAGGGCCACGCCGCGCTCCGCCAAGGGCGTGACGCGCCCGGCCAAGGAGGCGGCGCGTTCGGCCAGGGACGCGGCGCGCTCCGCTGAGGAGGAACCGCGGGAACGTCCGGAGGTGGAGCTGCCCCCGGACGTGCCGGTCGGTGAGGGTCTGGCCACGGTCACCCCGCTGCGTCGCCGTGAGCAGGAGGTGCGACCGGACCCCGAAGAGGACGCCTCGCCGGAGGCCCCCGAGGACGAGGAGCCGGACGCGGACCGGGCCGCCGAGCGCGCGGAGCGCAAACGCGCGCGCCGGGAGCTGCGCGACCAGCGGCGCGCGGAGCGCAGGGCCAGGCGGGCCGAGGGCGGGCGCTGGTGGCGCCGCCGGCCCGCCGAGGACGAGGAGTCCGAGGAGATGTACGGGATCACCTACGAGGCCGAACCCGACGGTGTCGACACCCCGCAGCGCTGA